A region from the Corylus avellana chromosome ca7, CavTom2PMs-1.0 genome encodes:
- the LOC132186366 gene encoding probable LRR receptor-like protein kinase At1g51890 isoform X1, whose protein sequence is MVMRFKHFIFALLAGLALILAVHAQDQPAGFISIACGLLANPSVTDEHTGLNYISDATFIDTGTSQSISSGFRGDNPPFLWNLRSFPQGNRNCYSINVTAGTKYLIRATFVYGNYDGKDNFPQFDLHLGQNMWDTIQVENSSSGFNKELIHVPSRNYIHVCLIDTGFGTPFISAIELRPLINTSYVTKSGSLALVDRWDVVGSKSDLRYWYPDDVHDRRWDPYNEVGWTNLSTPLIIDSQIHKDYQPPSIVMRTAATPVDDSAPLEFNWDSDNATSSEYYVYIHFAEVVKLKANQSRSFNITLNGKYWDGPIAPPYLSSSTVSSTSPISGEAKYDFSFIKTQNSTLPPILNAIEIYSVKYFLQSETEQGDVDAMEKIKSTYAMKRNWQGDPCAPKAYSWEGLNCSYNGYSPPRITSLNLSSSGLIGQISADISKLVMLQYLDLSNNSLTGSVPDFLSQLRYLIVLNLERNQLSGPIPAELIARSLRVFDNATNSTIIPSGGDNINSKPCGSGSCKKKDSIVVPIVVSLGVLLNVALIVIATLLLRRKRQDKTKAFAMVDTKSNIQKASLESIQRQFTYSELRNITNNFERIVGKGGFGTVYHGNIGNTQVAVKMISPSSTQGFQQFQSEVKLLMRVHHKNLTTLVGYYYEENNMGLIYEYMVNGDLKAHLSGENANILNWEHRLQIAMDAAQGLEYLHNGCKPPIIHRDVKPTNILLNENFHAKLADFGLSKTFPTDSGTHMSTVVAGTPGYLDPEYYISNWLTSRSDIYSFGVVLLEIITGRPAIEGSHEKTHISQWVRFMLDNGDIKNIVDTRLCRNFSINSAWKVVEIAMACVSPTLAERPTISQVVAELKECLAIELARTVEGHEGKPTNSIESMDMDLTTEVIPLAR, encoded by the exons ATGGTGATGAGGTTCAAACATTTCATCTTTGCATTGCTCGCTGGTTTGGCTCTTATACTTGCTGTTCATGCCCAGGATCAACCTGCAG GCTTCATAAGCATAGCTTGTGGGTTACTAGCGAATCCTAGCGTTACGGATGAGCACACAGGCTTAAATTACATTTCAGATGCAACCTTCATAGACACAGGTACAAGTCAGAGCATATCATCTGGATTCAGAGGTGACAATCCACCATTCTTATGGAATCTCAGAAGCTTTCCTCAAGGAAACCGCAACTGTTACAGCATCAACGTCACTGCAGGCACTAAATACTTGATCCGAGCAACCTTCGTGTATGGGAATTATGATGGAAAAGATAATTTCCCACAATTTGATCTGCATCTTGGACAAAATATGTGGGACACGATCCAAGTGGAGAATTCATCGTCTGGTTTCAACAAGGAGCTCATACATGTTCCGTCTCGAAACTATATACATGTGTGTCTCATAGACACGGGCTTCGGGACGCCATTTATATCAGCAATAGAGTTAAGGCCATTGATAAATACCTCCTATGTCACCAAATCTGGATCATTGGCACTTGTTGATCGCTGGGATGTTGTTGGATCAAAAAGCGATCTGAGATACTG GTATCCAGATGATGTTCATGATCGCCGTTGGGATCCCTATAACGAAGTTGGGTGGACAAATTTAAGTACCCCGCTTATCATTGACTCCCAAATTCACAAGGATTATCAACCACCATCTATTGTCATGAGAACTGCCGCCACACCTGTAGATGATAGCGCTCCCTTAGAGTTCAACTGGGACTCAGATAATGCGACATCTTCCGAATATTATGTTTACATACACTTTGCTGAAGTCGTAAAGCTGAAAGCCAACCAGTCCAGATCATTCAACATTACCCTCAACGGGAAGTACTGGGATGGACCCATTGCTCCTCCTTACTTATCCTCAAGCACTGTGTCTAGCACATCGCCCATAAGTggagaagcaaaatatgatttttctttcatcaaaactcaaaattcaacaCTACCACCCATCCTCAACGCGATTGAGATATATTCCGTGAAATATTTCTTGCAATCAGAAACAGAACAAGGAGATG TTGATGCCATGGAAAAAATCAAGTCAACATATGCAATGAAGAGAAATTGGCAAGGAGATCCGTGTGCCCCTAAAGCATACTCCTGGGAAGGTCTAAATTGTAGCTACAATGGTTATAGTCCACCTAGAATCACATCCTT GAATTTGTCCTCAAGTGGACTAATTGGACAGATATCTGCCGACATATCAAAGCTCGTAATGTTACAATATTT GGATCTTTCTAACAATAGCTTAACAGGATCAGTGCCTGATTTCTTGTCTCAATTACGATACTTGATTGTCTT AAACTTAGAACGAAACCAGTTGTCTGGTCCAATTCCAGCTGAACTAATTGCAAGATCATTAAG GGTTTTTGATAATGCCACCAACAGTACTATCATTCCAAGTGGGGGTGACAATATCAATTCAAAGCCATGTGGATCTGGTTCGTGCAAAAAGAAGGACAGCATTGTTGTTCCAATAGTAGTATCACTTGGTGTATTGTTGAACGTCGCATTAATTGTTATTGCTACCTTGTTACTTAGAAGAAAACGACAAGACAAGactaaag CATTTGCAATGGTAGATACTAAATCCAATATTCAGAAGGCATCGTTGGAGTCAATACAACGACAATTTACATATTCTGAACTCCGAAATATTACCAACAACTTTGAGAGGATTGTTGGCAAAGGTGGATTTGGAACAGTTTACCATGGCAACATAGGTAACACTCAAGTAGCAGTGAAGATGATATCTCCATCATCAACTCAAGGATTTCAGCAATTTCAATCAGAA GTTAAACTTCTTATGAGGGTTCATCATAAAAACTTAACTACTCTTGTCGGATATTACTATGAGGAAAATAACATGGGGCTCATTTATGAGTACATGGTCAACGGAGACTTAAAAGCACATCTTTCAG GTGAGAACGCAAACATATTGAATTGGGAACACAGACTTCAAATAGCGATGGATGCCGCCCAAG GATTGGAGTATCTGCACAATGGTTGCAAGCCACCTATAATTCACAGAGATGTTAAACCCACAAACATCttgttaaatgaaaattttcatgccAAACTAGCTGATTTTGGGCTATCCAAAACTTTTCCTACCGATAGTGGAACTCATATGTCAACTGTTGTTGCTGGCACCCCTGGATATTTGGACCCCGA ATACTACATATCAAATTGGTTAACCAGCAGAAGTGATATTTATAGCTTTGGAGTCGTTCTTTTGGAGATAATCACAGGTCGACCTGCAATTGAAGGATCCCATGAAAAGactcacataagtcaatgggtGCGTTTCATGCTTGATAATGGggatataaaaaatattgttgataCAAGGTTGTGTAGAAATTTCAGTATCAACTCTGCTTGGAAAGTTGTCGAAATAGCAATGGCTTGTGTATCTCCAACTTTGGCTGAAAGGCCAACTATAAGTCAGGTAGTGGCCGAACTAAAAGAGTGTTTGGCAATTGAATTAGCTCGCACAGTGGAGGGCCATGAGGGCAAACCAACGAATTCAATTGAAAGTATGGACATGGATCTAACTACTGAAGTCATTCCTTTAGCGCGGTAA
- the LOC132186366 gene encoding probable LRR receptor-like protein kinase At1g51890 isoform X2 — translation MVMRFKHFIFALLAGLALILAVHAQDQPAGFISIACGLLANPSVTDEHTGLNYISDATFIDTGTSQSISSGFRGDNPPFLWNLRSFPQGNRNCYSINVTAGTKYLIRATFVYGNYDGKDNFPQFDLHLGQNMWDTIQVENSSSGFNKELIHVPSRNYIHVCLIDTGFGTPFISAIELRPLINTSYVTKSGSLALVDRWDVVGSKSDLRYWYPDDVHDRRWDPYNEVGWTNLSTPLIIDSQIHKDYQPPSIVMRTAATPVDDSAPLEFNWDSDNATSSEYYVYIHFAEVVKLKANQSRSFNITLNGKYWDGPIAPPYLSSSTVSSTSPISGEAKYDFSFIKTQNSTLPPILNAIEIYSVKYFLQSETEQGDVDAMEKIKSTYAMKRNWQGDPCAPKAYSWEGLNCSYNGYSPPRITSLNLSSSGLIGQISADISKLVMLQYLDLSNNSLTGSVPDFLSQLRYLIVLNLERNQLSGPIPAELIARSLRVFDNATNSTIIPSGGDNINSKPCGSGSCKKKDSIVVPIVVSLGVLLNVALIVIATLLLRRKRQDKTKDTKSNIQKASLESIQRQFTYSELRNITNNFERIVGKGGFGTVYHGNIGNTQVAVKMISPSSTQGFQQFQSEVKLLMRVHHKNLTTLVGYYYEENNMGLIYEYMVNGDLKAHLSGENANILNWEHRLQIAMDAAQGLEYLHNGCKPPIIHRDVKPTNILLNENFHAKLADFGLSKTFPTDSGTHMSTVVAGTPGYLDPEYYISNWLTSRSDIYSFGVVLLEIITGRPAIEGSHEKTHISQWVRFMLDNGDIKNIVDTRLCRNFSINSAWKVVEIAMACVSPTLAERPTISQVVAELKECLAIELARTVEGHEGKPTNSIESMDMDLTTEVIPLAR, via the exons ATGGTGATGAGGTTCAAACATTTCATCTTTGCATTGCTCGCTGGTTTGGCTCTTATACTTGCTGTTCATGCCCAGGATCAACCTGCAG GCTTCATAAGCATAGCTTGTGGGTTACTAGCGAATCCTAGCGTTACGGATGAGCACACAGGCTTAAATTACATTTCAGATGCAACCTTCATAGACACAGGTACAAGTCAGAGCATATCATCTGGATTCAGAGGTGACAATCCACCATTCTTATGGAATCTCAGAAGCTTTCCTCAAGGAAACCGCAACTGTTACAGCATCAACGTCACTGCAGGCACTAAATACTTGATCCGAGCAACCTTCGTGTATGGGAATTATGATGGAAAAGATAATTTCCCACAATTTGATCTGCATCTTGGACAAAATATGTGGGACACGATCCAAGTGGAGAATTCATCGTCTGGTTTCAACAAGGAGCTCATACATGTTCCGTCTCGAAACTATATACATGTGTGTCTCATAGACACGGGCTTCGGGACGCCATTTATATCAGCAATAGAGTTAAGGCCATTGATAAATACCTCCTATGTCACCAAATCTGGATCATTGGCACTTGTTGATCGCTGGGATGTTGTTGGATCAAAAAGCGATCTGAGATACTG GTATCCAGATGATGTTCATGATCGCCGTTGGGATCCCTATAACGAAGTTGGGTGGACAAATTTAAGTACCCCGCTTATCATTGACTCCCAAATTCACAAGGATTATCAACCACCATCTATTGTCATGAGAACTGCCGCCACACCTGTAGATGATAGCGCTCCCTTAGAGTTCAACTGGGACTCAGATAATGCGACATCTTCCGAATATTATGTTTACATACACTTTGCTGAAGTCGTAAAGCTGAAAGCCAACCAGTCCAGATCATTCAACATTACCCTCAACGGGAAGTACTGGGATGGACCCATTGCTCCTCCTTACTTATCCTCAAGCACTGTGTCTAGCACATCGCCCATAAGTggagaagcaaaatatgatttttctttcatcaaaactcaaaattcaacaCTACCACCCATCCTCAACGCGATTGAGATATATTCCGTGAAATATTTCTTGCAATCAGAAACAGAACAAGGAGATG TTGATGCCATGGAAAAAATCAAGTCAACATATGCAATGAAGAGAAATTGGCAAGGAGATCCGTGTGCCCCTAAAGCATACTCCTGGGAAGGTCTAAATTGTAGCTACAATGGTTATAGTCCACCTAGAATCACATCCTT GAATTTGTCCTCAAGTGGACTAATTGGACAGATATCTGCCGACATATCAAAGCTCGTAATGTTACAATATTT GGATCTTTCTAACAATAGCTTAACAGGATCAGTGCCTGATTTCTTGTCTCAATTACGATACTTGATTGTCTT AAACTTAGAACGAAACCAGTTGTCTGGTCCAATTCCAGCTGAACTAATTGCAAGATCATTAAG GGTTTTTGATAATGCCACCAACAGTACTATCATTCCAAGTGGGGGTGACAATATCAATTCAAAGCCATGTGGATCTGGTTCGTGCAAAAAGAAGGACAGCATTGTTGTTCCAATAGTAGTATCACTTGGTGTATTGTTGAACGTCGCATTAATTGTTATTGCTACCTTGTTACTTAGAAGAAAACGACAAGACAAGactaaag ATACTAAATCCAATATTCAGAAGGCATCGTTGGAGTCAATACAACGACAATTTACATATTCTGAACTCCGAAATATTACCAACAACTTTGAGAGGATTGTTGGCAAAGGTGGATTTGGAACAGTTTACCATGGCAACATAGGTAACACTCAAGTAGCAGTGAAGATGATATCTCCATCATCAACTCAAGGATTTCAGCAATTTCAATCAGAA GTTAAACTTCTTATGAGGGTTCATCATAAAAACTTAACTACTCTTGTCGGATATTACTATGAGGAAAATAACATGGGGCTCATTTATGAGTACATGGTCAACGGAGACTTAAAAGCACATCTTTCAG GTGAGAACGCAAACATATTGAATTGGGAACACAGACTTCAAATAGCGATGGATGCCGCCCAAG GATTGGAGTATCTGCACAATGGTTGCAAGCCACCTATAATTCACAGAGATGTTAAACCCACAAACATCttgttaaatgaaaattttcatgccAAACTAGCTGATTTTGGGCTATCCAAAACTTTTCCTACCGATAGTGGAACTCATATGTCAACTGTTGTTGCTGGCACCCCTGGATATTTGGACCCCGA ATACTACATATCAAATTGGTTAACCAGCAGAAGTGATATTTATAGCTTTGGAGTCGTTCTTTTGGAGATAATCACAGGTCGACCTGCAATTGAAGGATCCCATGAAAAGactcacataagtcaatgggtGCGTTTCATGCTTGATAATGGggatataaaaaatattgttgataCAAGGTTGTGTAGAAATTTCAGTATCAACTCTGCTTGGAAAGTTGTCGAAATAGCAATGGCTTGTGTATCTCCAACTTTGGCTGAAAGGCCAACTATAAGTCAGGTAGTGGCCGAACTAAAAGAGTGTTTGGCAATTGAATTAGCTCGCACAGTGGAGGGCCATGAGGGCAAACCAACGAATTCAATTGAAAGTATGGACATGGATCTAACTACTGAAGTCATTCCTTTAGCGCGGTAA